One Methanobacterium sp. DNA window includes the following coding sequences:
- a CDS encoding DUF2101 family protein, which produces MKIFTKVGDLIIKIFNLIGMIILAIPKIPNRLRGISTADIKDKVDTDSIKENISKIKNDTRIKEGISKISTKETPQTSKIIEKDDAGGTKVPKSPISSGEFTSEEKERTVFILQLLSGGFLVVSMLYLFNFLMFFLYAVFSIILVGSTIYLLFNKVKLMYTADFNAYRDFFLMYTAVGIILVLVGSNPAFVMSFSFEFLPSLSILIFALIAVVAVFLIFRIRYHRNFTYGTVIETGKKTAYVKVEYDICSNVKPDIYVVDNSFGAKDGDTVKVQIEESIMSMGGNKPSMITETLK; this is translated from the coding sequence AGGTAGGCGACTTAATAATTAAAATTTTTAATTTAATTGGAATGATCATATTAGCAATACCTAAAATTCCAAATAGGTTAAGAGGAATCAGCACAGCAGATATTAAAGATAAGGTTGATACTGACTCTATTAAAGAAAATATTTCTAAAATTAAAAATGATACCCGAATAAAAGAAGGAATTTCAAAAATCTCCACAAAGGAAACTCCTCAGACAAGTAAAATTATTGAAAAAGACGATGCTGGTGGCACAAAAGTTCCTAAATCACCTATTTCATCAGGTGAATTCACATCTGAAGAAAAAGAAAGAACAGTTTTCATACTTCAACTATTATCTGGTGGATTTTTAGTTGTATCTATGTTATATCTATTTAATTTCTTAATGTTCTTTTTATATGCTGTTTTTTCAATTATTTTAGTTGGAAGTACAATATATTTACTGTTTAATAAGGTTAAATTAATGTACACTGCTGATTTTAATGCATATCGTGACTTTTTTTTGATGTATACTGCTGTAGGGATAATATTAGTTTTAGTGGGAAGTAACCCTGCATTTGTCATGTCATTTTCATTTGAATTTTTACCATCACTGTCTATCCTTATTTTTGCATTAATAGCAGTTGTAGCCGTATTTTTAATTTTCAGAATAAGATATCATCGAAATTTCACTTATGGGACTGTAATTGAAACTGGTAAAAAAACTGCTTATGTAAAAGTAGAATATGATATATGTTCCAATGTGAAACCAGACATTTATGTTGTAGATAACAGTTTCGGTGCAAAAGATGGTGATACTGTCAAAGTACAGATAGAAGAGTCAATTATGAGTATGGGTGGAAATAAACCTTCTATGATAACTGAAACTTTAAAATAA